From one Xyrauchen texanus isolate HMW12.3.18 chromosome 17, RBS_HiC_50CHRs, whole genome shotgun sequence genomic stretch:
- the LOC127657743 gene encoding nuclear receptor subfamily 1 group D member 2-like yields MDAAKQGGVIAYICSTSSTPSPESCMSDRSNSRSPSSSPPLSTNQSLTVGLLSKQAHLRRHASDKTGMTLAAKSSITKLSGMVLLCKVCGDVASGFHYGVHACEGCKGFFRRSIQQNIQYKKCLKMESCVIVRINRNRCQQCRFKKCLAVGMSRDAVRFGRIPKREKQRMLLEMQSTMNCMMNNSQLQCMLQGTQTTPCAIDTSQSDSSSSLPSPPNSPQSSFDISRDTESVTPMDTSMSSASSCSSDSGEEDPVSNECAPSEDLFRYTCSISPASSDTLSCSSKDEEQQQECWNRLNGSSFIDNQRHSDCHNGLQATTAPNREHVTGYHTTLQCSRSPTGGQQEHLSYHAHNGNNINELQKGGSRRHLVCPMNFSPFVDPCKPGHDIWEEFSRSFIPAVREVVEFAKRIPCFQDLSQNDQVNLLKAGTFEVLMVRFVSLFDVKERTVTFLGGRKYNVDLLRSLGAGELLNCMFEFSEKLTALELNDEEMSLFTAVVLVSADRTAIENVKAVEILQETLIRALRNLIMKNHPNEAAIFTKLLLKLPELRSLNNMHSEELLAFKIQP; encoded by the exons ATGGACGCAGCAAAACAAG GAGGCGTCATAGCATACATTTGCTCCACAAGCTCCACCCCCAGCCCTGAGTCATGCATGAGTGACAGATCTAATAGCCGCTCCCCTTCATCCTCACCACCTCTGTCCACCAATCAGAGCCTCACAGTTGGACTACTCTCGAAGCAGGCTCACCTACGAAGGCACGCCTCTGACAAGACCGGGATGACGCTCGCCGCCAAGAGCAGCATCACAA AGCTCAGTGGAATGGTGCTACTGTGTAAGGTGTGTGGAGACGTAGCTTCGGGCTTCCACTATGGCGTTCATGCCTGTGAAGGCTGCAAG GGTTTCTTCAGAAGAAGTATCCAACAGAATATTCAGTACAAGAAATGCCTAAAGATGGAGAGCTGCGTTATTGTGCGAATAAACCGCAATCGCTGCCAGCAGTGCCGATTCAAGAAGTGTTTAGCTGTCGGCATGTCGCGAGACG CTGTTCGATTTGGACGTATCCCCAAACGGGAAAAACAGCGGATGCTTCTGGAGATGCAGTCGACCATGAATTGCATGATGAACAACAGTCAACTGCAATGCATGCTTCAAGGCACACAGACAACACCGTGTGCTATTGACACCAGCCAAAGTGACTCCAGCTCTTCCTTGCCATCGCCGCCAAATTCACCGCAGTCCTCATTTGATATCTCCCGGGACACTGAGTCAGTCACTCCCATGGATACATCCATGAGTTCGGCATCGTCCTGTTCCTCGGACAGCGGGGAAGAAGATCCAGTGAGCAATGAATGTGCTCCAAGTGAGGATCTATTCAGGTACACCTGCTCCATCTCGCCGGCCAGCTCGGACACGCTGAGCTGCAGCAGCAAGGATGAGGAGCAACAGCAAGAATGCTGGAACCGTTTGAACGGGAGTAGTTTCATCGACAACCAGCGACACTCTGACTGCCATAACGGCCTGCAAGCCACCACTGCACCAAACAGGGAACATGTGACTGGATACCATACGACCCTACAATGCAGTCGAAGCCCTACTGGAGGCCAGCAAGAACACTTGTCTTACCACGCACACAATGGGAACAACATCAATGAACTCCAAAAAGGAGGAAGCAGACGGCATCTG GTATGTCCCATGAATTTTTCCCCCTTCGTGGACCCCTGCAAGCCCGGTCATGATATCTGGGAGGAGTTTTCTAGAAGTTTCATCCCTGCTGTGAGAGAAGTCGTGGAATTTGCGAAGCGGATCCCCTGCTTTCAGGATCTCTCCCAAAATGACCAGGTCAACCTCCTCAAAGCTGGAACCTTTGAG GTGTTGATGGTACggtttgtgtctttgtttgatGTGAAAGAGCGGACTGTGACCTTCCTCGGTGGCAGGAAGTATAACGTGGACTTGTTGCGCTCTCTGGGCGCTGGAGAGCTGCTCAACTGTATGTTTGAGTTCAGTGAGAAGCTGACCGCCCTGGAGCTCAACGACGAGGAGATGAGTCTCTTTACCGCTGTGGTGCTGGTGTCTGCAG ACCGGACAGCCATTGAGAACGTCAAAGCTGTGGAGATCTTGCAGGAGACTCTAATCAGAGCTTTGAGGAACCTGATCATGAAGAACCACCCAAACGAAGCGGCCATCTTCACCAAGCTGCTTTTAAAACTCCCTGAACTGCGCTCGCTAAATAACATGCACTCTGAGGAGCTGCTAGCCTTCAAAATCCAACCTTAA
- the LOC127657757 gene encoding lens fiber membrane intrinsic protein-like: MHSFMGGGLFCAFVGNILLVVSTATDYWMQYRLSGSYAHQGLWRYCMSGKCYTQTDSIAYWNATRAFMILSAMSCFAGIIAGILSFVHFSAFERFNRSFAAGIMFFVSTLFVLLAMAIYTGVTVNFLGKRFGDWRFSWSYILGWVALLMNFFAGIFYMCAYRMDECRRVVGPR; the protein is encoded by the exons ATGCACAGCTTTATGGGAGGGGGTCTTTTCTGTGCCTTCGTGGGCAACATCCTGTTGGTGGTCTCCACGGCGACGGACTACTGGATGCAGTACAGACTGTCTGGCAGCTACGCTCATCAGGGCTTGTGGAGATACTGTATGTCTGGCAAATGCTACACGCAGACGGACAGTATTG CTTACTGGAATGCAACGCGTGCCTTCATGATCCTCTCTGCAATGTCGTGTTTTGCGGGAATCATCGCAGGCATCCTGTCCTTCGTGCACTTCTCCGCCTTTGAGCGGTTCAACCGTTCCTTTGCAGCAGGGATCATGTTTTTTGTTTCCA CTCTCTTTGTGCTGCTTGCCATGGCGATCTACACCGGTGTGACGGTGAACTTCCTAGGAAAACGCTTCGGCGATTGGCGTTTCTCCTGGTCCTACATACTGGGCTGGGTCGCTTTACTCATGAACTTTTTTGCAG gTATATTTTACATGTGTGCCTACAGGATGGATGAATGCCGAAGAGTGGTTGGCCCTCGCTAA
- the LOC127657752 gene encoding electron transfer flavoprotein subunit beta-like yields the protein MSARVLVGVKRVIDYAVKIRVKPDHTGVVTDGVKHSMNPFCEIAVEEAVKLKEKKLVKEVVAVSCGPQQVMETIRTALAMGADRGIHVEVSGKDYETLGPLQVSKILAALAKKEEAGLIILGKQAIDDDCNQTGQMTAALLDWPQGTFASEVTIEGDQLKVVREVDGGLETIMIKMPAVVTADLRLNTPRYATLPNIMKAKKKKIANVKPGDLGVDVTSRLEVLRVDEPPQRLAGVKVETVDDLVGKLKEAGRI from the exons ATGAGCGCTCGAGTTCTGGTCGGAGTTAAACGGGTCATTGACTATGCTGTCAAG ATCCGAGTCAAACCGGATCACACAGGAGTGGTCACAGATGGCGTCAAGCATTCGATGAACCCCTTCTGTGAGATCGCAGTGGAGGAGGCCGTCAAACTCAAGGAGAAGAAGCTTGTGAAGGAGGTTGTGGCAGTCAGCTGTGGTCCTCAACAAGTAATG GAGACGATCCGGACGGCTCTGGCCATGGGAGCAGACCGCGGCATTCATGTGGAAGTTTCTGGAAAAGACTACGAGACGCTTGGTCCCCTGCAGGTCTCCAAGATTCTGGCTGCCCTGGCCAAGAAAGAAGAAGCAGGTTTGATCATACTGGGTAAACAG GCTATAGATGATGACTGCAATCAAACTGGGCAGATGACAGCAGCACTGTTGGACTGGCCACAG gGAACATTTGCATCAGAGGTGACCATAGAGGGAGACCAGCTTAAAGTGGTGAGAGAAGTTGATGGTGGACTGGAGACCATTATGATCAAAATGCCAGCTGTAGTGACCGCTGACCTCCGTCTCAACACGCCCAGATATGCCACGCTGCCTAATATTATG AAAGCTAAGAAGAAGAAGATTGCAAACGTGAAGCCTGGAGACCTGGGGGTGGATGTGACGTCAAGGTTGGAGGTGCTTCGGGTAgatgaacctcctcagagactaGCTGGAGTCAAGGTGGAGACGGTGGATGATCTGGTGGGCAAGCTGAAAGAGGCAGGAAGGATATAG